From the genome of Lepus europaeus isolate LE1 chromosome 23, mLepTim1.pri, whole genome shotgun sequence:
agacccggatgaagctcctggctccggcctggcccaacgctgactgttgcaggcattaggggagtgaaccagcaggtggaagagctctcggCCTTTCAGATAAAGTCTTTAAGAACAGAATATGTGACCAGAGCGCCCCCCTAGCACTGCTCTGCCCAGCCCTCCAGCGTCCCCAcatcctgccccagcccggccccgtcTCCACCAGCTCTGCCGGCACCACGCCAGCCTGGCTGTGCCTCGGGGTGGCCCGGCCCAGGTCTCACCCACCTTGGGGTCGTGGATCCCCGACAGCTCCTCGAAGGTCTTGTCCCCGACCATGGCGGCAGCCAGGTTGGCCGTGTAGCTGGACAgcaccagcaggcagaagatggcccagaggtTCATGAGAAAGCGGCCGGTGGGGCACTTGGGCGTCTTGCTGGACACCGTGCGGCCGAACAGGATGGCGTAGCAGAGGTTGAGGGCGGAGGAGTAGGAGAACACGGTGGCTCTGTTGCGGCCGCGGGGCGTGAGGCCGTAGGGGCTGCGCCATTCGTACAGCGTGAGGAAGAGCGCAGTGAGGTGCAGCGCGGCGAACACGCCCAGCCACATGGACCAGTGCAGCGGCCACATGAAGGCGCCGATGGGCGAGGCCGTGTCACGGGCCCGCACCAGGATGCCCAGGCTGGTGGAGAAGAAGGGGCTGGTGAAGTCCACCACCTGGGAACGGGCCGAGTTGATGCTGAAGCTGGTGACGGCCATGTGAGCCCTGCCGGCCAGCAGGTCGCCCACGAGGCCGGTCCAGCGGCCGTCCCGCAGGGCGCCGTACTTGCCGTCCCCCACGATGTACAGTTCAAAGGAGAAGGGTGCATCCTCGGCCAGCCGTTCCAGGAGGTCGATGCAGTAGCCGTAGCAGCACTTGTGCAGGCTCCGGGGCGCCGAGCCGTTGGCCAGTGCGGCGAACAGCGCGTCCAGGGCAGCCGAGTCGCTGGTGCCGGGGTCCAGGCACAGCTGCCCCGCCGGGCACTGCCCGTCCTCATCCGGCTCCCGGGCAAACACGAAGGGGTGCTCCACCAGCGTCACCACGCGCAGCTTGGGCCGGGCCTGGGCtcccggcgggggtgggggccgcaCGGCGGCCGTGGCAGCgcccggctccagctccagccgccCGTCCCGCCAGCTGCCCAGTGTGGCCCAGGCCGGGGCGCCCAGCGGGTCACTGCGCAGGCTCCACACCTTGAATCGCCGAGACAGGTGCACCCGGGAGGTGCTGGTCACCCACACTGGCCCCGTGTGGCCCTGGAAAGACGTGTTGGCCAGGACCCTGCAGGGCGGGGTAGGGGTCAGCGGGGATGCTCAGGCCTCGGCAGGCCCTCACCCGAATTCCACCACACAGCACCGGGCACGGCTGATGTCCCACTCACCGGGCCAGGAAGCGCCCCCAGGAGTCTGACCCGGCTGCCTGCAGGTCCTTACAGCTGACCTTGGCGGGGAGCAGGGGGGGCTCTGGCTGCACGAGGACCGCACTGCCCAGAGCCCGGGCCACTAGCTCCACGGCGTCGTGGATGGCGGCCTCTAGCGGGGGCCGGGCCACCTCGCCCAGCGCCAGCAGCCCGGGCGGCAGGCCCGCTGTGGGCAGGGCCTCAGCAGCCAGTGGAGTGCCCAGCAGCCAGTGGGGCCCCGGGGGCGCGACCTCCAGCACCTGGAGGGCACGGGGCGCGTCACAGCCGAGCAGGACGGCCACGGGCACTGGGGCTTCTGCGCCCACCGGCGCCCCCAGCGGGGCCAGGCGTGCCtgcagccccgcagccccggTGTCGGGCCGGCTCAGGTCCAGCACGAGCCGGGGCGCCCGGCCGGCCCGGCGTGTCCAGAGGGCCAGCAGACCTGCGGGGTCCCGGGTGCGGCAGAGCACCAGGCCGACGTCCTCCCAGGAGTGGGCCCGCAGCACAGACACAAGGACCTCCAGCAGGGTGTCCAGCGGGCAGCCCCAGTCCAGCTGCAGGTGGAATGGGGTCTGGGGAcgagggggcagcagtgagggccggcggccccgccccccagTCTCTGCCTCCCGGAACCTGGCCACCTTTGCTGCTCCCCTGGCCGTCGCTTTTGGAAGGGGCCCCTTTCCCACTTGGCACCCCGTCTCCCTCCAGGCCGACCCCCACCCCCCTCTGAGCTCCCCCAGGGCCGTGGCCAGCCTGCTCCCTCCTAAGGCTCCTGGGCCTGGCAAGCCGGGGAAGGGGAGGCTTCTGGAAAGTTCTCCAGCATTGCTCTTAGCGTAATAAGGACGAGAGCG
Proteins encoded in this window:
- the GRIN3B gene encoding glutamate receptor ionotropic, NMDA 3B, with product MEFVWTLGLALALALGPAPAGGHPQPCGVLARLGGSVRVGALLPRAPTARARARAALTRAALAARLPHNLSLELVAAAPPARDPASLARGVCQALSAPGVAALLAFPEARPELLQLHFLATATGTPVLSVLRREARAPLGAPTPFHLQLDWGCPLDTLLEVLVSVLRAHSWEDVGLVLCRTRDPAGLLALWTRRAGRAPRLVLDLSRPDTGAAGLQARLAPLGAPVGAEAPVPVAVLLGCDAPRALQVLEVAPPGPHWLLGTPLAAEALPTAGLPPGLLALGEVARPPLEAAIHDAVELVARALGSAVLVQPEPPLLPAKVSCKDLQAAGSDSWGRFLARVLANTSFQGHTGPVWVTSTSRVHLSRRFKVWSLRSDPLGAPAWATLGSWRDGRLELEPGAATAAVRPPPPPGAQARPKLRVVTLVEHPFVFAREPDEDGQCPAGQLCLDPGTSDSAALDALFAALANGSAPRSLHKCCYGYCIDLLERLAEDAPFSFELYIVGDGKYGALRDGRWTGLVGDLLAGRAHMAVTSFSINSARSQVVDFTSPFFSTSLGILVRARDTASPIGAFMWPLHWSMWLGVFAALHLTALFLTLYEWRSPYGLTPRGRNRATVFSYSSALNLCYAILFGRTVSSKTPKCPTGRFLMNLWAIFCLLVLSSYTANLAAAMVGDKTFEELSGIHDPKLHHPAQGFRFGTVWESSAEAYIKKSFPEMHAHMRRHSAPTTPHGVAMLTSDPPQLNAFIMDKSLLDYEVSIDADCRLLTVGKPFAIEGYGIGLPRNSPLTANLSEFISRYKSSGFIDLLHDKWYRMVPCGKRVFAVTETLQMGINHFSGLFVLLCLGLASALLSSLGEHVFFHLVLPRIRRSPRLQYWLHTSQKIHRALNTEPLEGQEERLEPEPSGPEEQRQDALAESEGTARWKRVRRAAGKERRVRFLLEAAAPAAEPEGPVWPCSNGRPPGAPHPGELQALERHIEVVRERLRQALLRRGDLLAQLRDGARHRPLHLLQGRAAPAGPR